Within the Micromonospora citrea genome, the region GACGAGCCGGCCGGCGTACCCGACGAGGGGCCCGTCGCCGGCGAACCGGGCCCGGGCCTCGGCGACCGCGCGGGGGCGCGCCCGCCAGGCCCGGTCGTCGACGCCGTTGGGCACCACGTCGATCCGCTCGGCCGGCACGCCGAACAGCGTGGTGACCTGGTCGCGCATGTATCCGGAGCAGGCGATGACGCGGCCGGATTCGCCGGCGAGCCAGTGTTCGACGCCGTGGATGGTGCGGTTCATCTCGTCGGGTAGCCAGCCCTGGTGTCGGCCGGCCTCGGTGGCGTGGATGGTGGTGACGAGGGGGATGTCGAGGTGGTCGCGCAGGGTCATGGCGGTGTGGGCGACGAGCCAGTCGTGGGCGTGGATGACGTCGTAGGTGTCGGCTTCGGTGGCGCGTAGGGCGGCGCGGGTGAGGGTGTGGTTGAAGGCCATGGTCCAGGCGAGCAGGGAGGGGGTGGCCAGGGGGAAGGTGACGGGGTCCTCGGCGGCGCGGATGATGCGCACGTCGTCGGCGTATTCCTCGAGGGGTGCGCCGTCGGCGTGGCGGGTGACGACGGTGACGTCGTGGCCGGCGGCGGCCAGGGCCACGGAGAGGGCGTGCACGTGCCGGCCGAGGCCGCCGACCAGCACCGGCGGATATTCCCAGGAGAGCATCAGCACCCGCTGCCGCCGGGCGGGGTGGATGTCGATCACGTCGGCGTCAGGTGACATGCGGCCCCCTTCGAGTTGTCCCCGAGCGCGCGCACGGGCACCGCGGCGGGTGCCTCGGTCGTCGCGACCGGATCGGAACCCATCCTGCTGGCGCCCGGCTAACCGGCGGAGACGTCGCCGTTGCCGTCGTGTAAAGCGCTACCGGCCGGTGCGGCGGACGCGCAGCACCTCGGCGACCGACCATGCCTGGAAGGGGCAACCGGTCGCGCCGTGCGGCGCGAGGCCGTCGGCCGTCTCGCTCACCGAGCCTAGCCCGTATTCGGTCAGATGGGCCTCGATGCCTACGAAAAGGTCGTCAACCGACATCTTGGCCCGCCGGGCGGCGTCGGCGTACGGGCCGAGCAGCCACGGCCAGACCGTGCCCTGGTGGTAGGCGCCGTCCCGTTCGGCCGGGCCGCCCCGGTGCCGCCCGACGAACTCCGGCGAGTCGGGGGAGAGGCTGCGCGGGCCGAGCGGGGTGAGCAGCCCGGCGGCGATGCGGCGCAGCGTGGGCTCGTCGGGTTCCAGCGGGGCGTTCGGCAGCGACCAGGCCAGCAGTTGGTTCGGACGCAGCAGGTCGTCGTCGTGCTGGGCGGCCCCACCCAGCGGGTACGCGGGCGCGGGCGCGTCCAGCACGTCGTGCAGCCAGCCCGTCGGCGCCGGGAAGCGGGCCCGGAACGCGGCGGCGGCCCGCCCGTGCAGCCGCCACAGCTCGCCCGCGTCCCGTCCCGCCAGCTCGGTCAGCTCGGCGAGGCCGGCCAGCCCGTTGACCCACAGCGCGTTGACCTCCACCGGCTTGCCGGTGCGGGGGGTGACCGGCACCCCGTACACCCGGGCGTCCATCCAGGTCAGCGCGGTGCCCGGGGTGCCGCCCTGGGTGAGCAGCCCGTCGGCCGGGTCGACGGCGATGCCGAACCGGGTGCCGACCACGTGCGCGTCGACCACCCCGTGCAGCGCGGGCAGCAGCTCGTCGCCGAGGTCGGTGTCGCCGGTGACGGTGACGTGCCGGCTCACCGCGTGCAGGAACCACAGGGTCGCGTCGACGGTGTTGTACTCCACCCGGCCCGTGTCGGCGGTGTTGGCGAGCATCCCCTCCGACAGCGTCGCCGCGTACGCCCGCAGCAGCTCCCGGCCCTCGTCGGCCCGGTTCGTGCAGAGGAACAGCCCCTCGTAGGAGATCATCGTGTCCCGTGACCAGGCGCCGAACCACGGGTAGCCGGCCACCACGTCGGGCCCCGTGGCCGTGTCGACGACGAACGCGTCGGCGGCCAGCGCGAGCGTCGCCTCCACCGGGTCGGCCGGCTTGGCCGCCGCCACCACCCGCCGGTTGCGCGCCCGGGCCGCCGCGACCACCTCCGTGGCCGGCGGCGGCTCCTGCGCCAGGTCGCCGGCCCAGGCGAGCACCGACACCGTGTCGCCCGGGCGTGCCAGCTCGCCGGAGAAGCGACCGGCGTACCAGAGGTCCTCGTCGGGGTTCAGGCCGCGCGCCGCCTCCTCCCGGTGGTGGGCGCCGAGCCACCACTGGCCCTGCGGGGTCCAGTCCGGCCCGGCCAGCCGGAACGCGCTCTCGATCACCGCGCCGCCGGGCGCCGGCTCGACGCGCGGATCGGGGCCGTCGGCGCGGCGCTCGCCGTGCGCGTCTCGCCAGGTGCAGACCGCAGCCAGGTCGAGCCGCACCGGCCCGCCGGAGACCAGCCGGTGCACCACGGCCACGCACGGCCGGCCGTGGGTCATCGCCAACTCCCGCTCGACGACCACGTCGCCGACCCGCCAGCGCCACCGGGGCAGCCCGTCGGTCAGGTCGAAGCGTTCCAGCAGTTCGAAGCCGCGCGGGTCGACGTCGCCGGAGGCCCACTCGTGGGCTCCCAGCCGCACGCGGGCGCCCGAGGGGAACAGCAGGGCCGCGTCCAGGCTGACCAGTCCCACCCGGCGGGACGCCGGCGTCTCGCCGGCCACCACCAGCAGGCCGTGGTAGCGGCGGGTGCGCAGCCCGCCGACCGTGCCGGTGGCGTACCCGCCGAGGCCGTCGGTGACCAGCCACTCCCGGGCCGTCCCCGCGGCGACGTCACCGCAGACCTGCGGCCCGAAACGAAGATCGATCAACTTTCCTCCACCGGCGGCGGCGTGCGGCGGACCACGACGACAATGGCCCGTGTGGTGAAGTCCTCCGGCAGCGTCGAAGATGTGCGGGTGATCACCGACGTGCCGCCCATCGACGACCGCGCGCCCGACCCCGAACGGCTCCGGCTGGCTCAGGCCGACGCCGGCGAGCAGGACTGGCGCGCATGGGGTCCCTATCTGTCCGAACGGGCGTGGGGGACGGTACGGGAGGACTACAGCGAGCACGGTACGGCCTGGGACTACTTCCCGCACGACCACGCGCGGTCCCGAGCCTACCGGTGGAGCGAGGACGGGATGGCGGGCGTCTGCGACGACCGGCAGACGTTCTGCTTCGCCCTCGCGCTGTGGAACGGCAGGGACCCGATCCTCAAGGAGCGGATGTTCGGCCTCGGCGGCGACGGCGGCAACCACGGCGAGGACGCCAAGGAGTACTGGTGGTACGAGGACTCCACCCCCACCCACTCCTGGATGCGCTGGCGCTACCACTACCCGCAGGCCGCCTTCCCGTACGACGAGCTGGTCGCCGTGAACGCGCTGCGCGGCCGGGACGACACCGAGTACGAGCTGGTGGACACCGGCATCTTCGACGACGACCGGTACTGGGCGGTGACCGTCGACTACGCCAAGGCGGGCCCGACGGACATGTGCGTCGTGATCACGGTCGCCAACCGGGGCGACCGGGCCGCCACCCTGCACGTGCTGCCCACCCTCTGGTTCCGCAACACCTGGGCGTGGGGGCTGCCCGGCGGCGACCGGGTGCCCCGGCTCGTGGGTGAGGGTTCGCGGCTGGTGGGGGAGCACCGGGTGCTCGGGCAACTGCTGCTGGAGGGCGACGGCGAGCCGACGCCGCTGCTGTGCGACAACGACTCCAACGCCGAGCGGCTCTGGGGGCTGCCCGGCCGGTCCCGCTACCCGAAGGACGGCATCAACGACCACGTGGTCGACGGGGCCGCGACGGTCAATCCGGCGCGGGAGGGCACCAAGGGCGCGCTGCACTACGTGCTGGACGTGCCGGCCGGGGCGCAGCGGCGGATCCGGCTGCGGCTGACCCGCACCGCCCCGCCGCCCGGCGGCAGCCCGCCGCCCCCGGCCGACCTGGGTGACGGCTTCGACGCGGTGGTGTGGGCCCGCCGGGCGGAGGCGAACCGCTTCTTCGCCGGGGTGATCCCGGCCGCGGCGACCCCCGACGAGGCGCTGGTGGCCCGGCAGGCGATCGCCGGGCTGATGTGGGGCAAGCAGTTCTACCACTTCGACGTCAAGCGGTGGCTGGAGGGCGATCCCGGCTCCGCGCCGCCGCCGGGGCGCCGGCACGGGCGCAACAGCGCCTGGTGGCACATGAACAGCTTCGACGTGATCTCCATGCCGGACCCGTGGGAGTACCCCTGGTACGCGGCCTGGGACCTGGCCTTCCACTGCGTCAGCATCGCCCGGGTCGACCCCGGCTTCGCCAAGGAGCAGCTGCTGCTCCTGCTACGCGAGTGGTACCTGCACCCCAACGGGCAGATCCCGGCGTACGAGTGGGCGTTCGGCGACGTGAACCCGCCGGTGCACGCGTGGGCGGCGCTGAAGGTCTTCGAGATCGACGGCGGCCGGGACCACGACTTCCTGGCCCGGGTGATGCACAAGCTGCTGCTGAACTTCACCTGGTGGGTCAACCGCAAGGACACCGTCGGCAACAACGTCTTCGAGGGCGGCTTCCTCGGGCTGGACAACGTCGGCCCGTTCGACCGCTCGGCGGCGCTGCCGGTGGCCGGGGTACTGGAGCAGTCCGACGGCACGGCGTGGATGGCGATGTACGCGCTCAACCTGCTCGACATCGCCGTCGTGCTGGCCGAGCACGACCGCACCTGGGTCGACACCGCCACCAAGTTCTTCGAGCACTTCGCCTACATCGCCGCCGCCGCGTACGAGCAGGGCCTGTGGGACGCCGAGGACGAGTTCTTCTACGACGTGCTGCGGCTGGCCGACGGCACGAGAGTGCCGCTGCGGGTCCGTTCGGTCGTCGGCCTGCTGCCGCTGGCGGCGACGACCCGGCTCACCGCCCACACCCTGCACCGGCTGCCCGAGCTGCACGCCCGGCTGCGCTGGTTCCTCACCAACCGCCCCGAGTACGCCGACGTGATCGGCGCCCGGCGGCTCGGGCCCGACGGTCGCCAGCACCGGCTGCTGTCGATGGTCGGCCCGGAGCAGATCGTGCGGCTGCTCGCCCGGATGCTCGACACCGACGAGTTCCTCTCCGAGTACGGGCTGCGGACGCTGTCGCGGGCGCACCTGGACAAGCCGTTCTCGGTGACCCTCGGCGGGCAGGAGTTCAGCGTCGGCTACGAACCGGCCGAGTCGACCAGCGGCCTGTTCGGGGGCAACTCGAACTGGCGCGGCCCGATCTGGATGCCGACCAACTTCCTGCTGATCAGCGCGCTGCGCGACTACGCCGCCTTCTTCGGCGACGACCTGCAGGTGGAGTACCCGACGCGGTCGGGGGTGAAGCGGACCCTCGACGAGATCGCCGACGACCTCTCCGCGCGGCTGGTCTCGCTGTTCACCCGCGACGGCTGGGGCCGGCGACCGATCTACGGCGCCGCCCAGCTCTTCCAGACCCACCCGGACTGGCGGGACCTGATCTGCTTCCCCGAGTACTTCCACGGCGACAACGGCGCCGGCCTGGGCGCCTGGCACCAGACCGGCTGGACGGCGCTGGTCGCCGACCTGATCCTCACCCTGCGACGCTGACCTGCCCGTCTCGCCCTGTGCCCGCGCCGAGGTGCGGTCCGGGCCCCGGTCCGTCGCCCCATGCCGGCGACAGTCGCCAATCCGTCGCGGAGTCGTCACGGCCTGTGACACTCGCTAGCATCGGCGGCGTGTCGCCAGCAGACGGATCAGACGCCGCCCCCGAGCGCGAGCGGGTGGCGCTGGCCGCCCGGGAGTTGGCCGAGGCGGAGGGGTGGGCGGCGGTGACCCACCGCCGGCTGGCCGAGCGGATCGGGATCGACATCGAGGTCGTCTACCGCTGGTTTCCGGATCCCGCCGCGCTGATGTCGGCCGTGGCGGTGCTCGGCTTCGCCGACCTGGCCGCCGCGCTCGCCGCCGCCCGGGAGACCGCCGCCGGGGGCGGGCACGGCGAGTGGCCGGCCGTGGTGACGGCCTACCTGGATTTCGCGTACGCCAGTCCCGAGGTCTACGACGCGATGCTCGCCCACACCTCGGATCTCACCCTGGGCCGCGACCCGGGTCCCGGGGCACCCTGGGCGGCCTTCGCCGAACTGCGCGTGGCCCTGGCGCCGTTGGCCGCCGGCCGTGACCCCGACACGCTCGCCGAGGTCGGCTGGGCGCTGCTGCACGGCACGGTCATGCTGACCCGGGGCGGGCGGCTGCGCCCCGACAGGCAGGAACAGCGCGAGGACATGATCGTCTCCGGTGTGTTCGCCAACCCGTGACCCCCGCACCCCGGACCCCTGTCGCGAGCCGCTCCCAACTCGCTTGCCGCTCGGAATCCTGGACAGTTACGGTGCGCACCGCACGGGAACTGTCCAAGATCACATGGGTGCGCCCCCGCCAGCTCGGCCCGGAGTCGCATCGCGGGGAGGAAGTCATGGGGGACGCGACGCGCAGGCGCGGCGGGCAGGTGCTCGTCTTCGACGCCGACGACACGCTCTGGGAGAACAACGTCCTGTTCGAGCGGGTGATCGACGACTTCCTGGAGTGGCTGGACCACCCGACCCTCGACCGGGCCGAGACCCGGGCCATCCTCGACGACGTCGAGCGGGCCAACGCGGTCGCCCACGGGTACGGCAGCAAGGTGTTCCTGCGCAGCCTGGCGGAGTGCCTGGAGCGGCTGCGCCAGCGGCCCGCCACGGAGGCGGAGCGGCGCGAGATCGAGGGCCTGGCGGCGGCGCTGGTCGAGCACCGGGTCGAGCTGATGCCGGGGGTGGCCGAGGCGCTCGACGAGCTGGCCGGGCGGCACGAGCTGCTGCTGCTGACCAAGGGCGACCGCGAGGAACAGCAGCGCAAGCTGGACGCCTGCGGGCTGCTGCACCACTTCCGGGCCGCGCACATCGTGCCGGAGAAGGACGTCGACACCTACCGTTGGCTCACCCGGGAGCACGACCTCGACCCGGCCGGCGCGTGGATGATCGGCAACTCCCCGAAGTCCGACATCCTGCCGGCCCGCGCCGCCGGCATGAACGCCGTGTTCATCCCCAACGACAACACGTGGGTGCTGGAGCACGACGAGCTGGACCCGACCGACCGGGGCGTGCTGCGGCTGTCCGCCTTCCCCGAACTGCTGCTGCACTTCTGAACCGCACGCCGGCCGCCGCCGCGGGCCGTAGGCTGGGCGGCGGCGCGGGCCGTACGCCGGCCACCGCGCCCTCGGCGCGGGCCGTACGCCGGCCACCGCCGAGGGCCGAAGGCCGGGTGTCGGCGGCGGCGCGGGCACCGGCCACACGGTTGTCGCCTCGACGGGAAAACAGCGCTGCTCGGCATGGCCGTGTTACGTCGACATGCCGCTTTTTCACCTTGACATCAATCACCCGCGCCCGGCCCCGGTTCGTCCTTGTCCGGCCACCGGCGGCACGCCTAGCCTGATCCGGCGCTCACGGCTCCTCGGGGTGAGTCGGGGGCGCGCCGAAGTCCGGTAGTTGGGCACCGTGGAGCTGAGTGCAGGCGGCAGGCTCGCCGTGTTGAGCCCGGCGTGGGCGGCGTGCCACGCCCGCGCGCTCATCTGGCGAAGTCCGCTACCACGCCGGACGGCTGGGGGTCAGGACCGGGGAGTTGCGGACCCGGTCCTGACCCGCCCCGGCAGGTGCCCGGGGGTCGACCCCGCTCGACGCGAAGGAGCCCGGGACACCGTGACGCCAGGCATCCCCCGCCCGTACGCGAGCCTCGACCGTCACTGACATGGGCGGTTGGGTCGACGTCTACCAGCGCGACGACGGCCGCCTCTACGTGTCCAGCCACTCCCGCGTCGTGGGCGGCCCGAGGGTGGTGAACGGCTGGTGCGAGGCGACCACCGCCGACGTGGCCGACGGCCGCCTCGGCGCGCTGGTGCGCGACGGCCTGCGGGCCGGCGAGGAGCCGCTGCGGGACGTCACGGCGGACGACGTGCGGGAGTTCCTGCGCCGGCTCCTGGCGTTGGCGCGGGTCGGTTCCGTCGCCGTCTTCGCCCGGGGCGCCCGGGCGGTGGGCGTCGAGCGTCACGACTCCGGCGGCTGCGTGGTCGTCGCCACCGAGTACCGGGGCGCGGGCCTCGGGTTCGTGTTCACGGACACCACGATCGCCGTCCCGGCGGAGGCCCCCGCCGACGACCTCGGCAGGGCCGTCCGGCGAGGGCTCGCCTCCTCCTGCGATCCCGGGAGCCGAGGACACCGCCGTTGACGCCGGAATCGGCCCGCTTGCGATCCCGGGAGCCGACGACACCGCCGTTGACGCCGGAATCGGCCCGACCACCCCGCGCGGGCGTCGGTGTCCGAAGCGCGGGACGGTGGCGGCTCGGCCGTCCAGCCCGATCAGGCTCGGCGCCGCGCCCGCCAGGCCGGTCCAGCGCACCACGGCGAACGGGACGAGCAGGAGCGTCCCCGTCAGCCCGCCGAAGACCCCACGTACGGTCGCGCTCACGGACCTGTCCGTCAGCTTTCCGGCGGTGATGTCGCCGAGGAGACTGCCCGCGCCGTAGGCGAGCGGTCTTCCGGCGTCGTGTACGGGCGGTCACGCCTGGGTCAGGAGACCTCGCCGCGCACGATCGCGACCGCCACCCGGCAGAACTCGTCCATGTCCGGCTCGAAGCCGGCAGCGATGTCGGGGTGCAGGCCGCCACGGGTCTCGTCGAGCAGTCGCTGGCAGACCTGCTCGACCGGCTCGCCGGCGTAGCTGGCGCTGACCCGTTCCGTCGCGGCCCGCAGCGCCGAGGTCAGCTGGTCCTCCAACGGGCCGCGCAGCTTCTGCTGCACGGGATCGAGCCCGCGAGGGTCCAGCGTGACATGTGGCTCCGACATCGGCGCTCCCTTCGTCGGCGTCCGCGATACCCCACCGCGGTCGTCGGTCAAACCACGTTCGGTACGGCGGCGACCCGCACCCGGTACGAGAAGTCCTCCGCCGGTTCCTCGACGTACGACAGCCGGCGGATCTGCCGGTCGTCGTCGTAGAGGGCGACATCCACGAGGACGCCGAGGTGCGCCAGGCCGATGCTGGTCACCCGCTTCTTGTCCTGGAGCACCGCACACACCCCGCCCAGCAGGGTGCTGGCGTCGGAGGTGCGGTGCCCCGGCGGGCAGCGCAGCACGAGATCCACCTCGACCGGCCCCGACAGCGGGGTCCAGCCGGTGCGCTGGGCCGCCTCGCAGGCCGCCAGGAGCAGGGTGCGGACCCTCGTCGCCTGCCGGTGCCCGGCGGCGAAGACGGACAGCGCCTCGGTCTTCACCGGTGGCAGGCCGCTCACCTCGAACGTCAGGGCGAGAGCGCGGGTGTCCTGCACGACGGCACCTCCTCGTTGGGGACGATCCTGCCCAACCGGGCCGGCGGTGCAGGGGAGTTCCCGCGAGAATTAACCGATCGGACGGGGGCGGGGTCGGCCGGAGGCGGGTCGACGTCGGCGGTGAACGGTTGAGGGCCTGGTCGCGCTCGCGTTCGCAGCGGGCGAGTCCTCGAACAGGCCGACGCTTTCGTCACCCGTGCCGGCATGGGCGGCTGCGGCGAAGGGCTCCTCGCCGGCGTTCCCATGATCGCCGTGCCGCAGGGAGCCGAGCAGTTCATGAACGCCGACCGCCTCGTGGAACTCGGCGTCGCCCGCCGTGTGGATACCGCTGACGCCACCGCCGAGACCCTGCGCGCGGCGCTGGACGACCTGGTCGCGGATCCGGAACGCGCCGACCGGTCCAAGCGGTTGCAGGCCGCCGCCCGAGCCGAGGGCGGCACCTTCCGCGCGGCCGACCTCATCGAGAGCATCCTGGCCGCCGCGGCGAGCCCCGCGCACTGAACACTGCGGCTGACCGTGGTGCCGCAAGGATGCCTACGGCGTGCGGGGTAGTCGGACCGTGACAAGGAGGCCACCGTTGGGGCTGGGGGCGAGGTCGAGGGTTCCTTGGTGGGCGCGGACGATGCTGTGCACGATGGCCAGGCCGAGGCCGACGCCGGCGTGTTGGTCGGTGCTTACGCGTTCAGTTCCGCGCTGGAAGGGTTCGGTGAGGGTCGGTATCAGTTCTGGTGCGAGCCGGCGGCCGTTGTTCTCGACCCGCAGCACGCTTGTTCCGCCGAGCGCCTCAGTGTGGACCGTTACGGTGCCGTCGGTGGGAAGGTTGTGGACGATGGCGTTCTGGATGAGGTTCGTCACCATCCGCAACAGGAGTTCGGCGGAGCCGCTGGTCGGGGCCGCCCCGCCGGTGAGGTCCAGCGTGGTCCGGCGCTGTTCGGCGAGGGGAAGCAGCGTTTCGGCGGCTTCTTCGGCGATGAGGGACAGGTCGACCCTCTCACGGGTGAGGTTTCCGCGGTCGCTGCGGCTGAGTAGCAGGAGGGCCTCGGTGAGATTGATCGCCCGCATGTTGGCGGAGTGCAGGCGTTCGATGAGTTCGCCCCGGGCCCGCGTGGGGTCCTGGCGGGCGACGTCAAGGAGTGTTCGCGAGATCGCGAGTGGGGTGCGCAGTTCGTGGGAGGCGTTCGCGGCGAACCTCTGCTGCTCGGCGACGTGGGACTCGAGTTGTTCGAGCATCGAGTCGAACGCGTCGGAGAGTTCATGGAATTCGTCCTGGCGGCCCTTCATGCGGATCCGGTGGGACAGCGAACCGTTCCCGGCCAGCCTTGCCGCATCCGTGATCTGCGTGAGTGGTGCGAGCATCTGGCCGGCGAGGATCCATCCCCCGACGAGCCCGAACACGAGCAGGAAGACCATCGCCACGGCGGCAGCGGGGGCGAAGAGTTGAAGGAGGACGTAGCGGTTGGGCGAGATCCCGAGAAGGCCCTGGGAGGTGTCGGGTACGTAGCGCAGCAGGAAGCCCCACACCACGGCCAGCAGGAGCGCGCCTGCGACGGCGAGGAACCCGGCGTAGCTGAGGGTGAGTTTCAGTCGGGCGCTGAGCCCTGGGCGTCTATGCATGCGTACTGCCGGGGGTGGTGGTGTCACTGCCAGGGGCGATGGTGTTCGTATCGGTGTTGATCCGGTAGCCGACGCCGGGCGCGGTCTCGATGATCCATGGTTCGCCGAGCCGTTTGCGCAGTGCGGAGACGGTGATGCGCACGGCGTTG harbors:
- a CDS encoding glycosyltransferase family 4 protein — translated: MSPDADVIDIHPARRQRVLMLSWEYPPVLVGGLGRHVHALSVALAAAGHDVTVVTRHADGAPLEEYADDVRIIRAAEDPVTFPLATPSLLAWTMAFNHTLTRAALRATEADTYDVIHAHDWLVAHTAMTLRDHLDIPLVTTIHATEAGRHQGWLPDEMNRTIHGVEHWLAGESGRVIACSGYMRDQVTTLFGVPAERIDVVPNGVDDRAWRARPRAVAEARARFAGDGPLVGYAGRLVYEKGVQHLVHAVPYLRDRHPGLRVVIAGDGPYRTELEEEARRLALGQTVRFAGFMDATQLPALLGATDATVVPSLYEPFGMVALEAAAAGAPLAVARTGGLAEIVEPGVTGVTFPHSDPDALAGAVDQLVGDEVFARRVARRARTMVGRRYGWATIAARTAATYGAARREHGPARAHRAAARPGEARQKITIPEGNLLAVGDAAC
- a CDS encoding amylo-alpha-1,6-glucosidase, which produces MIDLRFGPQVCGDVAAGTAREWLVTDGLGGYATGTVGGLRTRRYHGLLVVAGETPASRRVGLVSLDAALLFPSGARVRLGAHEWASGDVDPRGFELLERFDLTDGLPRWRWRVGDVVVERELAMTHGRPCVAVVHRLVSGGPVRLDLAAVCTWRDAHGERRADGPDPRVEPAPGGAVIESAFRLAGPDWTPQGQWWLGAHHREEAARGLNPDEDLWYAGRFSGELARPGDTVSVLAWAGDLAQEPPPATEVVAAARARNRRVVAAAKPADPVEATLALAADAFVVDTATGPDVVAGYPWFGAWSRDTMISYEGLFLCTNRADEGRELLRAYAATLSEGMLANTADTGRVEYNTVDATLWFLHAVSRHVTVTGDTDLGDELLPALHGVVDAHVVGTRFGIAVDPADGLLTQGGTPGTALTWMDARVYGVPVTPRTGKPVEVNALWVNGLAGLAELTELAGRDAGELWRLHGRAAAAFRARFPAPTGWLHDVLDAPAPAYPLGGAAQHDDDLLRPNQLLAWSLPNAPLEPDEPTLRRIAAGLLTPLGPRSLSPDSPEFVGRHRGGPAERDGAYHQGTVWPWLLGPYADAARRAKMSVDDLFVGIEAHLTEYGLGSVSETADGLAPHGATGCPFQAWSVAEVLRVRRTGR
- a CDS encoding MGH1-like glycoside hydrolase domain-containing protein; translated protein: MARVVKSSGSVEDVRVITDVPPIDDRAPDPERLRLAQADAGEQDWRAWGPYLSERAWGTVREDYSEHGTAWDYFPHDHARSRAYRWSEDGMAGVCDDRQTFCFALALWNGRDPILKERMFGLGGDGGNHGEDAKEYWWYEDSTPTHSWMRWRYHYPQAAFPYDELVAVNALRGRDDTEYELVDTGIFDDDRYWAVTVDYAKAGPTDMCVVITVANRGDRAATLHVLPTLWFRNTWAWGLPGGDRVPRLVGEGSRLVGEHRVLGQLLLEGDGEPTPLLCDNDSNAERLWGLPGRSRYPKDGINDHVVDGAATVNPAREGTKGALHYVLDVPAGAQRRIRLRLTRTAPPPGGSPPPPADLGDGFDAVVWARRAEANRFFAGVIPAAATPDEALVARQAIAGLMWGKQFYHFDVKRWLEGDPGSAPPPGRRHGRNSAWWHMNSFDVISMPDPWEYPWYAAWDLAFHCVSIARVDPGFAKEQLLLLLREWYLHPNGQIPAYEWAFGDVNPPVHAWAALKVFEIDGGRDHDFLARVMHKLLLNFTWWVNRKDTVGNNVFEGGFLGLDNVGPFDRSAALPVAGVLEQSDGTAWMAMYALNLLDIAVVLAEHDRTWVDTATKFFEHFAYIAAAAYEQGLWDAEDEFFYDVLRLADGTRVPLRVRSVVGLLPLAATTRLTAHTLHRLPELHARLRWFLTNRPEYADVIGARRLGPDGRQHRLLSMVGPEQIVRLLARMLDTDEFLSEYGLRTLSRAHLDKPFSVTLGGQEFSVGYEPAESTSGLFGGNSNWRGPIWMPTNFLLISALRDYAAFFGDDLQVEYPTRSGVKRTLDEIADDLSARLVSLFTRDGWGRRPIYGAAQLFQTHPDWRDLICFPEYFHGDNGAGLGAWHQTGWTALVADLILTLRR
- a CDS encoding TetR/AcrR family transcriptional regulator; this encodes MSPADGSDAAPERERVALAARELAEAEGWAAVTHRRLAERIGIDIEVVYRWFPDPAALMSAVAVLGFADLAAALAAARETAAGGGHGEWPAVVTAYLDFAYASPEVYDAMLAHTSDLTLGRDPGPGAPWAAFAELRVALAPLAAGRDPDTLAEVGWALLHGTVMLTRGGRLRPDRQEQREDMIVSGVFANP
- a CDS encoding HAD family hydrolase produces the protein MGDATRRRGGQVLVFDADDTLWENNVLFERVIDDFLEWLDHPTLDRAETRAILDDVERANAVAHGYGSKVFLRSLAECLERLRQRPATEAERREIEGLAAALVEHRVELMPGVAEALDELAGRHELLLLTKGDREEQQRKLDACGLLHHFRAAHIVPEKDVDTYRWLTREHDLDPAGAWMIGNSPKSDILPARAAGMNAVFIPNDNTWVLEHDELDPTDRGVLRLSAFPELLLHF
- a CDS encoding sensor histidine kinase translates to MHRRPGLSARLKLTLSYAGFLAVAGALLLAVVWGFLLRYVPDTSQGLLGISPNRYVLLQLFAPAAAVAMVFLLVFGLVGGWILAGQMLAPLTQITDAARLAGNGSLSHRIRMKGRQDEFHELSDAFDSMLEQLESHVAEQQRFAANASHELRTPLAISRTLLDVARQDPTRARGELIERLHSANMRAINLTEALLLLSRSDRGNLTRERVDLSLIAEEAAETLLPLAEQRRTTLDLTGGAAPTSGSAELLLRMVTNLIQNAIVHNLPTDGTVTVHTEALGGTSVLRVENNGRRLAPELIPTLTEPFQRGTERVSTDQHAGVGLGLAIVHSIVRAHQGTLDLAPSPNGGLLVTVRLPRTP